A single Fundulus heteroclitus isolate FHET01 unplaced genomic scaffold, MU-UCD_Fhet_4.1 scaffold_38, whole genome shotgun sequence DNA region contains:
- the LOC118560084 gene encoding uncharacterized protein LOC118560084 — protein MIETSGKRAEGFQIESMDGKVQITLPPLIECPEIPNNRSEIPTPSAVQQQPHLCHLADQIPELDPDAEILLLLGRDVLRAHKVRQQVNGPHNAPFAQRLDLGWVVIGEVCLGDVHKPVISTYKTNVLERHRHSIFPPCTSHIHVKESDKTLSRFTEPEKMLGSQVFVQTENDNKPGPSLEDTVFLHIMDKNVYKGESNHWVAPLPFREPRQRLPNNKEQAVKRFVSLRRTLERKPEMQNQYVTFMEKIFTNGHAELAPPLKEGEECWYLPTFGVYHPQKPNNIRVVFDSSAQYLGISLNDVLLSGPDLNNSLLGVLLRFRKEKIAIIADIQQMFYCFQVCEDHRNFLRFLWHKDNDVNQEVVEYRMKVHVFGNKPSPAVAIYGLRRAIREEAQRFGADTIDFVERHFYVDDGLMSVPSEADAIDLLQRTKNSLAESNIRLHKFVSNSQSVTEAFPPEDCAPMTKDLDLEQEATPTQRSLGLLWEITTDMFTFSASTRSKPFTRRGVLSTVNSIFDPLGLLAPVTIYGRALLRELATETNEWDSPLPEEKRQKWETWRDSLQDLKQLHVPRMYTQTSLSTAVNTELHVFSDASCKAIGAVAYLRAVQEEGQTEVGFVMAKAKLAPQSEPTIPRLELCAAVLAVEMADLIQEELDVKIDEVKFYTDSKVVLGYICNESRRFYVYVHNRVMRIHQSSRPTQWNYVCTDENPADHASRSVPPSQVAKTSWFTGPSFLYQSPEGRHCTDRRFELIEPDKDSEIRPQVQTCSTVVEKATLSTDRFKRFSSFSSLLRGVAYLIHMAKSFKRSNHKTQCVGWHKCNLSRSAEEIAQAKKAILKAVQTAAFGKERSALLAKKTVSGNSLLQKLRPILEDDLICVGGRLKYSELTPAERNPVVLPKDDHVSLLLTRHYHEQVQHQGRHLTEGAIRAGGLWLLGGKFLVKSLIHKCITCRKLRGKMEEQQMADLPPERLKVSPPFTYVGVDVFGPWSVTARRTRGGHSESKRWAILFSCMTSRAVHIELIESLDTSSCINALRRFFALRGPAKQLRSDCGTNFIGACKELQMDTRMQKFLTDQECVWEFNPPHASHMGGSWERMIGIARRILDAMLLQQNISLTHEVLCTLMSEVTAIINARPLMPVSTDPDNPFILSPAMLLTQKVGVPPPPGNFPEKDLFTRQWRQVQALANQFWSRWRREYLPSLQQRSKWTVPKRNLHIGDLVLLKDKQVPRNCWPMARITATFPGQDGYVRKVEVTTAEQGNPKTYLRPVTEVVLLLPSE, from the coding sequence ATGATTGAAACATCTGGCAAAAGGGCAGAAGGATTTCAGATTGAATCAATGGATGGGAAGGTTCAGATCACACTTCCGCCACTCATCGAATGTCCAGAGATTCCGAATAACCGATCTGAAATTCCAACACCAAGCGCAGTACAACAACAGCCTCATCTTTGTCACTTGGCAGATCAGATTCCAGAACTGGATCCAGATGCAGAAATCCTACTTTTGCTTGGAAGGGATGTTTTAAGAGCACACAAGGTTAGGCAGCAGGTTAATGGACCACACAATGCCCCTTTTGCCCAACGTTTAGATTTAGGTTGGGTTGTGATTGGAGAAGTTTGTCTTGGGGATGTTCATAAGCCAGTGATAAGCACATACAAGACAAATGTGCTGGAAAGACATCGTCATTCCATTTTTCCACCCTGTACAAGCCACATTCATGTTAAAGAAAGCGACAAAACTCTTAGCAGATTCACCGAGCCAGAAAAGATGCTCGGCAGTCAAGTATTTGTCCAAACAGAGAATGACAACAAGCCTGGTCCATCTCTGGAAGATACAGTGTTCCTACATATAATGGACAAGAATGTTTACAAAGGCGAGAGCAACCACTGGGTTGCCCCACTCCCATTCAGGGAACCACGACAACGACTACCTAATAATAAAGAGCAGGCAGTCAAACGGTTTGTATCTCTGCGGCGAACTCTTGAACGGAAACCTGAGATGCAGAACCAGTATGTGACCTTCATGGAGAAGATATTCACCAATGGACATGCAGAGTTAGCTCCACCATTGAAAGAAGGAGAAGAGTGTTGGTACCTCCCCACATTCGGCGTTTATCATCcacaaaaacccaacaacatcAGGGTGGTTTTTGACTCCAGTGCCCAGTACTTGGGAATCTCCCTCAATGATGTACTCCTCTCAGGGCCTGATCTTAACAATTCTCTTCTTGGTGTTCTGTTACGTTTCAGGAAGGAAAAGATTGCAATAATAGCAGACATCcaacaaatgttttattgtttccaaGTGTGTGAAGACCACCGCAATTTTCTGCGTTTCTTATGGCACAAAGACAATGATGTCAACCAGGAAGTAGTGGAATATAGAATGAAAGTCCACGTTTTTGGCAACAAGCCATCTCCTGCTGTGGCTATTTACGGGCTGCGGAGGGCCATCAGAGAGGAAGCGCAGAGGTTCGGTGCTGATACCATCGATTTTGTAGAAAGGCATTTTTATGTGGATGATGGATTAATGTCAGTACCATCTGAGGCTGATGCAATAGACCTCTTGCAGCGGACAAAAAATTCACTGGCTGAGTCAAACATCCGCCTACACAAGTTTGTGTCTAACAGTCAGTCAGTCACAGAAGCTTTTCCGCCAGAGGACTGTGCTCCAATGACCAAGGATCTCGATCTTGAACAAGAAGCTACACCCACTCAGCGCAGCTTAGGTCTTCTTTGGGAGATTACGACTGACATGTTCACTTTCTCAGCATCGACTAGAAGCAAGCCGTTCACTCGTCGGGGAGTTCTCTCTACTGTTAACAGCATTTTTGACCCCTTGGGATTACTGGCCCCTGTCACAATCTATGGAAGAGCTCTTCTCAGGGAACTAGCAACTGAAACGAATGAATGGGATAGTCCATTACCAGAAGAAAAGCGTCAAAAATGGGAAACCTGGAGGGATTCACTTCAAGACCTGAAGCAGCTTCATGTTCCCCGCATGTACACGCAGACCTCACTCAGTACAGCTGTAAATACTGAATTGCACGTGTTCTCAGATGCATCATGTAAGGCCATTGGGGCTGTAGCTTACTTAAGAGCAGTTCAAGAGGAAGGACAAACTGAGGTGGGTTTTGTTATGGCCAAGGCTAAGCTTGCCCCTCAGTCTGAACCTACAATCCCCAGGCTTGAACTTTGTGCTGCGGTATTGGCTGTAGAAATGGCAGATCTCATTCAAGAAGAGTTGGATGTGAAAATAGATGAAGTAAAGTTCTATACCGACAGTAAAGTGGTCCTTGGCTACATATGCAATGAGTCGAGACGATTCTATGTTTATGTTCACAATAGAGTGATGCGCATTCACCAATCTTCAAGACCAACGCAATGGAACTACGTGTGCACAGACGAGAACCCAGCTGACCATGCGTCACGATCTGTGCCTCCATCCCAGGTAGCTAAGACTTCGTGGTTCACCGGACCCTCTTTTCTCTATCAATCACCTGAAGGCCGACATTGTACAGATCGGAGGTTTGAGCTGATTGAACCAGATAAAGACAGTGAAATCAGACCACAAGTTCAGACCTGTTCTACTGTCGTAGAAAAAGCTACTCTTTCTACGGATCGCTTCAAACGGTTTTCATCATTTAGCTCCCTGTTGAGAGGAGTTGCATATTTGATCCACATGGCAAAATCCTTCAAGCGTTCCAACCACAAGACTCAGTGTGTAGGTTGGCATAAATGCAACTTATCCCGCTCTGCTGAAGAAATAGCTCAAGCTAAAAAAGCCATCCTAAAAGCAGTGCAAACAGCAGCTTTTGGAAAAGAAAGGTCAGCTCTACTGGCTAAGAAAACCGTGTCGGGAAATAGCCTTCTGCAGAAACTAAGACCAATCTTAGAAGATGACCTGATTTGTGTTGGAGGCAGGCTGAAGTACTCTGAACTGACACCTGCAGAAAGGAATCCTGTCGTCCTACCTAAAGATGATCATGTATCTCTCCTTCTAACAAGACATTACCATGAGCAGGTGCAACACCAAGGTCGTCATCTGACTGAAGGAGCCATAAGAGCAGGAGGCTTGTGGTTATTAGGAGGCAAGTTTCTGGTAAAATCACTTATCCATAAGTGTATAACTTGTCGTAAACTACGTGGGAAAATGGAAGAACAACAGATGGCAGATTTGCCACCGGAACGACTTAAAGTAAGTCCTCCCTTTACCTATGTAGGCGTGGATGTTTTCGGGCCCTGGTCTGTGACGGCAAGGCGCACGCGAGGAGGGCACTCAGAGTCAAAACGATGGGCAATTCTTTTCAGCTGCATGACTTCAAGAGCAGTCCACATTGAGCTAATAGAATCTCTAGACACATCTAGCTGCATTAATGCTTTGAGACGGTTTTTTGCATTGAGAGGACCAGCCAAACAGCTCAGATCTGATTGTGGCACAAACTTTATTGGGGCTTGCAAGGAGCTACAGATGGACACAAGAATGCAGAAGTTCCTCACTGATCAGGAATGTGTCTGGGAATTCAACCCACCTCATGCTTCTCACATGGGGGGTTCATGGGAGCGGATGATTGGCATAGCAAGGAGGATTTTGGATGCTATGCTACTCCAGCAAAACATCTCCTTGACTCATGAAGTCCTATGTACTCTAATGTCAGAAGTTACTGCCATTATCAATGCCCGTCCCTTAATGCCTGTGTCTACAGATCCAGACAATCCTTTCATCTTGTCACCTGCAATGCTTCTTACCCAAAAGGTTGGAGTCCCACCACCTCCTGGAAATTTTCCTGAAAAAGACTTGTTTACTAGGCAGTGGAGGCAAGTACAAGCATTGGCGAATCAGTTTTGGTCTCGTTGGAGACGAGAGTACCTGCCATCTTTACAGCAACGTTCGAAATGGACGGTACCCAAAAGAAACTTACACATAGGAGATTTAGTTCTTCTGAAAGACAAACAGGTTCCTCGCAACTGTTGGCCAATGGCTAGGATTACTGCCACATTCCCAGGACAGGATGGATATGTAAGAAAGGTCGAGGTCACAACAGCAGAGCAAGGCAACCCAAAAACATATCTTAGGCCTGTCACAGAAGTTGTTTTGCTTCTGCCTAGTGAATGA